TTGGAATATTCTTGTTTGATATCCCACTTGATATTATTATAAATAGGGATATGCATATGGATATGCATATAGGATATTATTCAAAGAAGTCAAATATAAGTTGGATAATTGAATATCCAACTAATATCTAATtgaaaattaaattaataaattaaatatatatatagcagTATTAGAAAATatacctaaaaataaaataaaaatatcacaaaaatacttatttaaaaaaaaaaacaacgtaaTAATTTATATAAGAGTAGTAAAAAATAGCAATTTTCATAACATAATTATTTAATATCTAGCTACAAATTCTAAAAgatttaaataataaatttacttcaATAAAAGATATAGTCAATTATTTGCAACTACTGCCATATGAACCTCATCATCTATGTCGATGTCAGTCAACACCaatcattttaagtcattttaagatatcatatATTAGTATTAATAATTTAGTTAAAATTTTATTAGGTAGGTAAATTATAAAAATGTCATCTAGAAATTGATGAGTAGATGCCAATTATGTATTATGTTCATATCCAAACTGCTTAGAAGTCAGGTAACCTCAtgattttgaggtttttccatATAGTCACTTACCTCCCGCATTTCTGATCTATGATCACCCATTTTTATAATGTTTAAATTAATAAGCTTATGCTTTGCGTCATTGGTCATCCCAACGCATAGCGTCTAATGGCATTAGTGTTTCGTATGGTTTAAATTTTGTATCATCAACAATAACAAAACTGCCCTCACTTATCAATTGTCCATGCCATCTCTAAAGACACTAACTTTCAAAACACACCGATTTCACCCGTAAGATAATTTTTAACACGATGAAACTTTTCGTATCAAGATTTATGTATTAGATACATactatatatgtattatatccaagcaTTGTAccagttttgccaactcattttagggaatgagccaaaaattgaagcagattcatatcccaggtggaccatacccCACAAAACAGTTGTCATTgaacacacaccattaaaaacttcccaggcccACACaatcatgtttatttgtcatccaaactaatcataaggtcacactgacttaGAAGAAGGGaaatatctacttgatccaaaacttttactgaTCCCCAGGTTGTTTTTTATCACCATTGGTTAGTGGGGTACAGTCCCATGGGATTCAAATCTAACTCAGATTTTAGGCTGATGGCTAAAATaagttgacaaaatggatgaacggtgtcaatcacacacatatataaacatgggccccacataatggaaaatccacatcaaaggttgaccctaatgatgagtggtccaCATCCGCATGATCGAcgacccacattaaaggtggggcaaACGCAATGGACAGTCTATGTCAAAGGTGGGCTCACACATGATAGGCGgtagacattgaaggtgggctccacatgatggatgacccacatcaaggtgggccccacataatcatggtccacatcaaaggtgttgatgatgaatcacccacatccaaggtgggccccacatgatggacgatccacatcgctccacatgatgggcaatgaatattaaaggtgggccacgCATGATAGATGATTCATATCTAGGCGAGCCTCACATAAGGACAACTCACATCTAAGGTcggtccctaatgatgaatgacccgcaTTCAAGCTGGTGCCTGCTTGATGGATGGTCTACTTTGAAGTTGGACCCTACTACACAATGGACAGTCaaaattaaaggtgggcccacacaatgaatggaccacatccaatgtgggccctacatgatggatagcccacatccaaGATGGACCTGGCAAGGTGGATGGTCTACAATGAAGTTAGGCCTCACAAATTTAACAGTTCAAATTGAAGAAGGTGGGTCAAACATGACAAtaggtccacatcaaaagttaggcacacatgatggacactCATAAGATGTTAAAAACCAAACAtatacttttctacttttttgCCGAGAAATACATGGTTTACCAAACAAACTTGTTGAATAAGTAAAAATTAAGAAAAGTTACTTGAAGCATGGGATAAATAGTTCATGTGAAGTTATTTACAATCCAAACGCTAGCTTGGATGTGGATTTCGGATTTGAAAACTATAACATTTGGATATTTTCAGTTGTGTTTAGCATCATAGATTTCCAAGCAGGccatccaaaaataataataataaattctaaGGCCCAAGGAAATCTGAAAAttacatccaatccgtttatcatGTGCACTGCTTTCCTAGGctgccaaaaataaggcagatggaaaaaagaataaaagaaaaaaaaacaagtggATCATGCCAGAAGGAATAGctgggacgcccaccattaaaaactttccaaatACCTCTGGGGTCGACCTTTTTAGAGCATCTAATCCGTTCAGAAGATCTTTCTGACCAGAATGCATGAACAACCTAAAAAGCAGGCCATTTCAAAAGTCTGGCCACATCAACAGGGAATTGTTCTAAATTTTGGCCTTTATGTTTGATTGATATCTCGAATTTTGTAACATAAGATTTTTTTAAGGAAAGCAAAAGTAGCTTAAAATCTGACGCAAAAGAGAAGTTTTCAAGTCCAACTGATTGGGCCCACCCAACAGATAAAATTATCATGTGTGTACGACATCTAACCCGTCCAATACGTTAGCCTTGTCATGAGGATGGTGGATCCAATCTATTGGAAGATTATTTCACATGCAAACAGGTTAGAAATTATCCCTCAAGGATCTATCTGTGGTCCTGTGGATGTACGGATGGTTGGTAAATAGACACGATTACGGGGGGGTAATCTGAAAGATTTTAGGCGACCATACCATCCATGATGAGTCCCATCATCTCAACGGTCCGGATCAGCTTCCCTCAGGCGCACTTCTATCCATTGGGCACATCCGGACACTAGTCCCACACTGCTTCATCAAGACCCTCTATAATTTCAGCAGCTTAGTTGCTCGGGCGCAGAGAGTCCCATACACAGCAACCAAGAACATTCTATACCATATGCTGGGACACTGGTGGGACGCACATCCCCCGTATTAACAAATTGGCAGTTTTATAATTCAACGGTCAAGATTTTCATGCTTTTATCTATTTAATTCATCCGACGTTGTGTCGCTGACTATTGCAACAGTCGAATGCTTGGGTCCCACATATATTCCGTATGTCTGTTCGGTCAATAATTTTAGCTTTGCTAAGCGCAAATGCGTGTGCAATAATCCTACACATGTCACACATGAACCAGCATAGCTTGATAAATCagagatcaaatccatccattgtaaaggcaccactatattgatgtaCTAATCCAAGAATCTGGTTGATCCAgttgtcaaatgggccacaatcaGCAAAACAAATATACCGCTATGAAAATTTTGGCTGAATTTTCCTAACCCATCCGCTAGATTCCAAtattgggacccacatgctgtGTTGATTTGGATAATTTTGTATAAGGGTGGaccaacttgatggatggttggatcatagTGCCATGCTAGCACCTGTGTGGCATGTACATCAGCTTTTTCTGCACACGTATGTTCACCAAGAAAAGCCAAACTACTAAGTCAACTATGCCTTGGATACTGTTATTTAACTCAGATACCACGAGGATATGTTGGAGTTGTATTCAGAGCCTTACACGAACCGAGTTTGCTCGCTGGACTCGACTCTAAAAAGCCCAATTCGAgtcggtttgaaattgagttgaaCTGAGTTGAGGAAAACTTTTAAGCTCGAAAAACTTCGAGCCGAGCTTACCTGAACTTGACTCGACCCGAATCAAACCCCAACTCAAGTTAAACTGGAATCAAACCAATTCAGTGAcgtggttattttgatattgatgttgcttaccaagtgtttgttgaaatgactcaacgaagtattggccagtggtgaggaaggtatggatatgaaacaaatagctttgtatcttgatttttatgttgcctattgagtgtttgatgaaatactagtAAACCGTTGCTACTGTTTTATATATCGTGAgtaaattgaaggtgcactctatgtgtttgagaaaatgctgtAAAggttcgatcttggcttgaattgGCCCGAGTTGCTAACCGAACTTacctgagccgagttcgagctggggttagccaGTGGCTAAGCCGAGTctagttgtgccaagctcgactcgattcgattcgtgtacaactctagttgtattcaactcgaattgaactcaatGCATTGTGATCAATGGTGCCAAAGCAATCCTATTAGAAGCAAATTTATAAAGAGTGGTCTGACTATCTAACCAATGGTTGTTAAGGAATTAAGCAATTTATGAAGGAGAAAGTTACTTTATTACTACAATGATAGTTTGGTTATGTTtatcaagaaaattaaaaataaaaagcaagtgttgattttattaattaaaatatAGATGcaataaagcaaaaaaaaataattaccaATAGCAATTCGAGCAGGTGAGAGGTTATGGATGATTGACGGTCTTCTAGACCTAAATGTTAGTTTAACTAGATGCGAAAATCTCAGAGATTAGGCTGCGCATAGGACATAGAGATCTAGGGTTTGGATGACTTACCTAGCTCAGACGCCATGTATAAAGAATTATAATACAAGAAAACTAATGCTaggatcttcctcttcttcacacCCTTTTGCAGAACAATAGATGGGACTTAAGCTTCTACCGTGGTGTAGGATCGGAGACCCAGCTATCTTATATAGATTCTATGGGGATGAGAGTTTGAAAACCATCACAACTCTCCCTCACGGCTCCACTGTTCTCTCTTAGTCAAACACAAACAGCCCTGTGTATCAAGCTATAACACTTCAACCCCTTACGCATTCATACGCAGAGTATCTGCGTAAATCACACTGAAGTGGGGTTCACTGGTTTACCCGATCACACAGTCCAACTGTCAGGTCAATCTAAgtcgttgatcaataaggcccaccttatagaattcttacattctcccacttgggccataTTGAACAATGTCAATGGTTTTATCTGTAAAATTCTTTTGAAAAAATTAGTTTTGATTTATAGAAAACATCCAAATGATTGACCAATGCAACCGTTGGATAATACGGGTAATGTTGTTCAATTTGGTCCATCAAAACTGTCAGCATCGAATCGcagtagtcatcacaacatttaatctagGTAAAGTGAGATTAAGCGCGGTCACAAATACCAACAATCTTGATCAGATAGATCTGATACTAGGAAGTGTGGAATAAGGATTATACACTCAATGTGATGAtgtgtgtctatccttaagaagtcctgaagctttcaaatgtctccaatgagacatgactgaagttctacttactcaaattaGATTGCGCATATAAGTGATAAGCAAAAATAAAACTTTATATTAAAATCATCAAAATtatataaaatgagatctctaaatgTCCGTGAAAATCAAAATGTCActactcccactaactgaaaacatctatgGGATTAATGACTCACATGGATGTCGCATGCTGCTGAAATGGCGTGATAAGGAGCTCTTTAATGAGTTGATCTACAATTATCTGCTTAATGCCGATGAACTCCACAaatacttgatgattctgaactctttcctttacaacaagatatttgatgtcgatatgtctcgaccttcatgaatgtttgttgttactagagaaggaaataacaactgaattatcacaaaataatcTCAATAGTTTCGGGATATACTCCAGTACTCttaaacctgagaagaaactctgtaaccataatgCTTGATTAGATGCCTCGTGACatgcaataaattcagcttccatggtgGATAAAGTTGTGGTAGACTATTTCACGTTTTTTCAAGACACGGCTCCTCCAACCATCATGAACATGTATCCTAAGgtggacttcttagtgtcaacgcaGCTAGCAAAATCTACGTCTGAATATCCAATCAACTCCAATTGATCaaatcttctgtatgtgagtccgaagttcTTCGTTCTTTatagataccgtaatactttctttgcagctatctaaTGTTGCATTCCTAGATTAGATGGGTATCTCCCCAACATTTCAACAACAAAGGCAATATCTAGTCGCAtatagacttgagcatacatgatgctccctactactgatgcgtaagGAAATTCCTTCATTCGATTCTTCTCCAAATCTTTCTTTGAACACTGAAATATGTCAAATTTGTCACCtttcacaatgggcgactgtccggaagcacaattttgcatgtcataTCTTTCAaataccctagtaatataggccctctatgataggctgagcagtccaagtgttctatcgcgacgaatctcaatgccgatgacgtaagaagttTCACCAAAATTCTTTATTTCGAATATttaagataagaatttcttagtgtcgctcaacatcttgatatcactgctagccaacaaaatgtcatcaacatacaaaatcatcataacgaacttactcccattgattttaatgtagatacattcatctgcaatgttttctacaaagccatatgagaaaattacttcatgaaactttaggtactaCTGTcctgatgcctgtttcaacccatagatgaatttctttagtttgcaaaccaaatgttctgagccattaGCTACAAAACATTCGGGTtgtaacatgtacacattctcattcagatccccattgagaaatgcagtctttacatccatctgatgtaactctaaatccatatgagctataaGAGCCATTATAATCttgaatgagttttttttttagatattggtgagaaagtctccttaaagtcaatgctcttaagttggttaaaacccttggcaataaGTTTGGATTTGTATCTTTCAACATTACTTTTGGAGTCTCGCttagttttaaatatccatttacaaccaatcagcCTTATtctagtgggtaactctacaagatccaaTGCTTTATTGTCCCTCATGGATTTCAGCTCATCTTTCATcgcatcaaaccaacgagaatGATCATCACTTTGTTTGACTTTTGTTAAGGATTTAGGAtcattttccatgcatatgtCAAAGTCATGCTCCTGTaaatatacgatgtaatcgtctcgatttataggccttctctctctttcagatcttctcaatggttctgcttgttgggtgtgattttgatctttatttttctcatcagtggttggtatatgaggttctacgtggtgttctgcagtgactgcaaaatcgactgcatcattaatatccATGTGATCTTGAGTGACTATAACTTGAGTCACAGTGTATTCGCATATATTTCCTTTTCCGTCGTAAGATAAGCGAgttaatttattcaaaagaatacccacttcagatttatcagatttcttgaattgTTTTCCCATTTCGGTCAGGAAAGCTTTAGCCTAATCTACTTTAGGCATGACACCTTTTATAGACTTGGAAATCGAATACTTTATGACTTTTAGGCACGTATCATTTGATTTAAACTATGCCTCCCAACGATTAATGTCTGTTTCAGTGGCATCATCAGATGGTTTTGGCAGTTCTGGTGTTATCAAGGCAAGATCTAATTGTAAGCAACCCAAGACAACTTCAATGGAGTCCTTCCATTGAACATAATTTGATCCATTTAGGGCAGAGACTTGGTGCGTACTAGTTGGAATTGAGATTGAAATGAAAGAGTTATATACtaacattagttcattatttcataaAGCAATTCATGAATATAAACAAATATCAGGTAAAGATAATCAATTCAATTGCTAAGGAGGACATCAACTGATATATCCAGGATGAAGATGTGTCCAATCATCACAGCCTGGTGAGAttttgttacatcatcatcattcatcccGTGGGAGGTAATGATAACATGTCAGTGATCATCTTGAACATGAAGTTATGTGATGTCAGTTATGTAAATCTaagacactcaacacctatggGTGGATGAGTCTTTCAGCCTTACATCACTACCATCATTTACTTCACACGTCCGTGTTACTGCCAAATGATAAACGTCTATGTTTTCGTTATCGTATGCATGaaatgtgaacgcaactgtatgcgatcctccttatcccaatgacacaagtctgtacttgtaaaattttcatcgattgagatcattatggtggctaacacaacagAATCCAACGCTACAAATATAGACTCAGGATTACGATTATAATCCTGTCCTCAACGGATTATATCCAGATTAGTCCGATACGGCCCACAAGTTGGTTGGTACTGACCTTTTAGAAATTAAAGAGAACCTTAAAGTGAAACAGACGGGTGGGTTTCACCTTCTTCATTTCAACGGTGTATTTCAACTCCTAAAGGATGGGTAATGGGCCCACGATAGGGCCAAATCAAGACTTTTTATGATCTGGTCATCATCAATGAGCATTACAAGTCTAGCCTATAACATTCACACGATAGATGGTTGGCATGGAACGATTCAGATGGATGATCAGATCCTTACATTAGTGTCCATAAGATGGACAGATCAGATCCATTATTAAAGATCCACATGATGAAAGGTCCATTTTCTTCATTGTCCATCTAGTAAATGATTTAGATTATACAATCATTTTAAACAAAATAAATGGCTCAGATCTAAGAAATGGATCCCAAAATTGGCCCCAAAGGGAAGGCCCAAACATTTAATGTGCATTCAACATTCCCTGAGTTGGGCTGAATAAAATTGGTATGGGCCTAGAATAGGGGCTTCATCTGTTCAATAACCAGGGCTTAATTGGGCCAAAAACTAACTGGAGTGGGCACATaaaatatcaaatggatgtgagcCAAATTATTCCCAAAAATAGGCCCAACCTAGGCCttgtacacatggcccactaatgtggcccacctgggagATTGGGAATGTGGTGGGTCCACAATATGACCAGCTGAATCTCGCCGAACAGCCCACCGCTGAGTTCCAATGGGCTCAGAATGAGGGTCAGGCCCAACTCAACCAATGGAGAAACGGGTATCGATCGCGGGTCCAAAAGGCAGACCCGAATCCGATGCAATCGTGTCTGCTGACCCGATTTTAAAAGCGATGCAACTGAAAGAGCCAGGGTTTGAAAACCCTAGTCGCATGAGTGTCTGGTTATTCGGAagccattccgtaggcttctccCTCAATGTCGAACGACAGATCATCTCCAACGACAACGATGGCTGCAATCGGTAAGAAGACATGGCTGCCAGCGACGGGGAATGAAGAAGGTGGGCAGAAGAATCGTCTGCAGTCGCTCAACCACCGACGAATGGGGTTATTTTCGAGGGTAATGATTTTATCGCTGACGGACATGGCTGCCTAAACAAGTGTGGAGGGTTTCTTTAGGCGGCAGCCATGAATTGTGGCGAAAAGCTCCTCTGCACCTTAATACCAGCACCCGCATTCTCTTCCACGGTATAGAAGATTAGGAAATTTCTATCCAAAGACAAGCAAGATAAACACAAAACCAAAAGCTATATACATGAATAATAAAGATggcccatggatgggatggttactaTTACCTGATAAATGTGGTTCTTTAGAACCCTAAATAACCAATGATGGCCCGCCATAGGCATGGAATTACCTCAATTTTATCCAAGTTGTGCTTTGATATGTGTTTTTCAACACCTTTATATTGGAGTCAACTAGTCATTCCTTATTGGATTGCATTGTGGACAATCTTTTTAGGAGGTCCAACTCTGCCTTGATACTATAacaaattttcattatttttggaAATGGCTCATGATGTGTGATATTTAACAAGAAGCAGAAATCAAAAATCTtctaagcattttttttttttttgggtgcaaaGTTACGTATGGTCTGCTTATTTGAAACTGTTATCATCTCTAATGTCCATATTCTGAAAATTCTAGGTGAAAGGCTTACTGAAATTGTTGGAAGTCCATATCACATTATATGGCTGTGGAGGTACTTTAGTGGAATTATGACCAGATATAGATATATGGAGTGTAGAAGTCACTCTCTACATCTTATTATGTGGTGTTCCTCTGTTTTGTGGTGGTAAGCTTCAGTCTAATAGAAGTTCTCCTTGTCCATATGCATTGTGCTACTTTTTCCATTTCACCAGCTGTAGGATTTTATGTAAATATTTCTATGCTGTTATTTGCTAGAGTTACATTTACAAGTCTGTGCCAATGAAAAGGCCTTTTTTAACGCTGTCCATTGTTTTAGCACatgttggcccacctgatgattataGAGCCTGAGATTGGTCTGTTTCAGGCCGATGTAATACTCCAAACCATGATAGCTAATCTTGAGATGGGaagaaaacaaaagcaaaagtGAAACAAAGTTAAAATCATAGACAACATAAGTCTCCCATTCATTCATATGGAAAATAAAAGTCTCAACCCATAGGATGATTGAAGATCTGGGGAAGAAAAATTGATtatctgaaaaatgaaaaatgccCAAGAAATCAGAACTTGCTTTGATGACAATTTGTTGTAGCAATATCAAAACAGCAAAATACTTCACATACCGCTTGAAAGCTAAAATTACCTCATACCAAATCATACGGTAGAAAAAACTCAAGGGACCGTTTGAATTCTCCAATTAGTCTAGCAACTAGTGGTAGGTGAAAACAAAGCAACACATAATTGAGTCAATTTCTACTCGGAAAATTGTCATTCTATTGTAATGTGCAGTTTTAGAAACCTTTATATAGGCTCTACTACATTTCGAGAGTAAGAGAGAAGTGTCTCTCTATTGTTCCCTCCTACCCTCCCACATACCATGTTAATCAATCCTCTTGTGATGAAGGAAAAAGTCTTAATTTAACAAAAGCAATAGCATTAGAACTCTGTGTAGTATCAAACATATCCCACCATGGGTAATATATTTCTAAAATTGGCCCTGCTGGAGCTATGGCTGATTGTATATGCTTCTAAAATAGTATCTAGTTGCTTGAATAGAATATATTCTGCTGGGGCTAGCCATAAATTCAATATTAGAGACAATAACATAAtaaaaacacacaaaaaaaaaaaaaaaagttgaaaatcCTATTATAGATTCAAGATAGGATAAAATAACATAAGGGAAATTAATTGGAAGATGAAAAACTCACTTCTCTTGCCATTTCCTTGAAGTAGGGGACAGATGAGATTGCTTATTGAAAACAGGGACtgggctgaaaaaaaaaaattaacaataaAAGGATTGTGCAGCTGGTAATGGTCCAGGGAGTTTAACTGAGGGCTTATTTGGTCATtatccccttttttttcttttgatgagTAAATGATGTTTTATTAGAAAAAGAAAGCCCAAGGGCCATAATAAAGCTAAGCCATTACAAAGAAGATCCTGCCAACAAAAAGGAGCACCCTCAATGCTAGCATTAGAATCTAGAAAAGACTCCCAAAACCTCCACCCAAGAGCCAACAAGACATCTAACTCTTTAAATTACATGTATCTTTGTGGTCACTTCTCCAAATATCTGACAAGAAATACCATTTCCCAAATCTCAAGTATGATATCTTAGCTGAAACCTATGTAGCCCAAAAACAGTGCAACAACATCTCCATTGTCGGTAATGGTTAAGAATCGGTGGGCATAACTTCAGATTTTGTTGGAAGGTTTTAGTTTAGAAACACCGACTTCCTTACCATGTTCTCtatattttcatgttttaataCTTGTGCATCAGCAAAATCAACCTATTAAGCAGTTTGTTCAAAACTCAGGGAAGTCAAAGTCAAAAGCCATCTAACCAGTTTCCAGGTCAATTCAAGTTTTCAAACTTGTTATGACAACTCATTCTTAATCCCATCACAGCAATGTCAGACAAAAGAAGCAAATAACACCTTTCCAAAATTTCTCCCATATCAGAAGATCCAAGCTCCTCAATCATTGGCTTCTTTTGAGCATGAGcagttataattttttttttcttaaacaatTTAGGTCACAGTCTCCAATCTTTTGAGGAATCAATAAGATCAAAGGTCTCGATCACCTAAACATGGGCCTCTAAACACCCAAGGCTGTAGTGTGCCAAGCATGTTTGGTGATCACGTAATTTCTCAAAAGAACGCTGGCCTCAAGACAATTGATGCATCAAAAAAGATAATGCAGCTCATTCCACCACGACAGCATAtccatgcattttatcaaatacccaAAAGTCGAAACTAGCAATGCAACTCTAAAAACAGGAACtcataagaaaaagtaaaacaTACGCAACCTGTGAATTTGGAAGAATGACCGGAGAATCCAGCAATGCCGTGGGGCTGAGAGCAGGCCGTATTGTGAGATACGGCGAATGAACAGCTGGCGAAGACAACAGGTTGACAGACCGATACCGAGCAGTATTGATCCTCAGCGCATTGAAACCACACCTCGCAGCCCTTCTCTCGGCAATACTCACTCTGCTTCCTCCATTCCTAACTATTGGCCCTGGGGGGTTCCAATCGCAGAAATCCTCTTCACTCCTAGCAGCAACAGAAGCATCGACGAATCCGCCCCCATCAGATATCTTCTCAGGATAGACACAGGTAGAGGCGGACCTTTCGACCTTCATCCTCAGGCAGCCAtcacctttgggcctatatttagaATAAAAAGTTACGGAATTAAAAAATGAGATCCATTTAATGTCAAAAACAGAATTTTAGCTGCAACTTGTGCTGAAGAATCTCTTGACGGTTTTGAGAACTCTGGATTCCGTTCTGCCAGAGATTTTCCCTTTGAAACTTCTAGTGACGTTGCAACTggggatttttgaaaattttctgaatCTTTTGCTGCAGCtgtggatttttt
This region of Magnolia sinica isolate HGM2019 chromosome 1, MsV1, whole genome shotgun sequence genomic DNA includes:
- the LOC131237766 gene encoding probable WRKY transcription factor 2 isoform X3, translating into MKVERSASTCVYPEKISDGGGFVDASVAARSEEDFCDWNPPGPIVRNGGSRVSIAERRAARCGFNALRINTARYRSVNLLSSPAVHSPYLTIRPALSPTALLDSPVILPNSQPSPCFQ
- the LOC131237766 gene encoding uncharacterized protein LOC131237766 isoform X2, translated to MKVERSASTCVYPEKISDGGGFVDASVAARSEEDFCDWNPPGPIVRNGGSRVSIAERRAARCGFNALRINTARYRSVNLLSSPAVHSPYLTIRPALSPTALLDSPVILPNSQYQGRVGPPKKIVHNAIQ
- the LOC131237766 gene encoding uncharacterized protein LOC131237766 isoform X1, which codes for MKVERSASTCVYPEKISDGGGFVDASVAARSEEDFCDWNPPGPIVRNGGSRVSIAERRAARCGFNALRINTARYRSVNLLSSPAVHSPYLTIRPALSPTALLDSPVILPNSQIINFSSPDLQSSYGLRLLFSI